Part of the Musa acuminata AAA Group cultivar baxijiao chromosome BXJ3-10, Cavendish_Baxijiao_AAA, whole genome shotgun sequence genome, TTAACGTACCTCCCATGACGTGTGCGTATATTATTCTAAGCAATATGTTTACAGCTTGGAAGTAGAATAGGACGGCGTACTGGCAGTGGGCGGCGTTCGGGCCATCACGTCGACGTGACAACCACATCCGAGTAAATGTCGACCGAAAGGCAATGGCCGACGGCGTGTGCCGAATTGCCGTCACGGCGCCACCACCCGCCACTCGTGCCTGCGGCCGCTGCTCGTGTCGGTCGACGCCTAATCGGAACGCCCACCCTTCGCCCACTTGATTCGAAAGCGCTTTGGAGGGTCGGCCAAACCCCGCACCATCATCCCGCGCATGTCGTACGTGCCGAGGTGGATGGCAACGTCAAGTTCGGCTGGTATCTACCGCGTGCTGCAATTGTGTCTCCCCACGCCTTCGCTGTGGCCACCTTTCGGAGGCTCGACAATCCTCCCCACGCCTTCGAGTCTTCCGCCATCAGTGTCATCCAATCGTGGTCCATTTGCTATTCTTTTAATAGGAATCATTGCTGTGCCTATCATTGTTCTTATCTCACGAACTGTCTTGCACTAATTGAATTCTATTACTTTAGTTTCACATCACCTAATCAGagtataatatataataattgaACGTAGTTTTTAAAAGCTGTGGtccgacatatatatatatttgattctTTTAGATATCTCAACCACGTGCGAGAAATTACAGTGTCCATCCTTTAATTTATCGTTTGCATGACTTTAATCCAACAAGGACAGACGAGCGATGACAGAAGGACTGTCCGATCACCCTTTTCCGTGGCATTTAACCCCGTTTCGTATCGTTACCGATAAAGCCGACCCACAAGCGACACGTGCGTACACATGTATATGCCTGTAGGAGCACAACCACACGGTGTACGGTCGACATCCAGGGACCCACCGGTGACGAGAAGCGGATTCGGATCTGGTTAGGTTAGCCCGTCTCCCGTTTGACGGTGCACAGGAACCACGCCCGATATACGGTGGCCGATTTGATGTCAGCACGGGAACTCGACACGTCGTCATCGGAAGAAACCTTCAAGTTTTTGGGTATCAAAAACCATCTTTAATGTGGTTGTCACTTCGACCTGTTGCAGCTCTTTGTTGATATGACGAGACAGATGAAGCAGTACCCTTCACACACGTCACTGTTGGAAGAGCTAGATGTGTACTTGTGTGGTTGGCGAATAGCCCACCTTATCCTGATGGAGATGTATGTGTCAAGCGATACGAAGAAGAAAACACAAATAAAAAACCTTAAGCAATGTATCACGTAGGTGCTTACGTTTATATGTGTCACTGTAGATGTGCGCGAACAATAAGAATTTAATGCTAATATACGTGACGCTCGAGTACAGCAAAGTCCTGCCGTATGCACATTAATGGACGGATGCGATCCAACTATCATCCGTTTAATACCATTCCTTACTTGCCGTATGCGATTTGAGGGAAGGTATACGCATTTATGTGATACAGGAAGTGGTCAGATGGCTGTCTATCCGCAAACATGCAATCGCTGTGGAGAAGCCACGACGCTCGACAGCAGGACAAAGAAAAGGGATAGAGCACGTGATGGAAGGCGACGACGGCAAAGGTCCATCTCCCAACCAATGGTCTATTAGGGCACGCGGTGCTCGTGCACTAATGTTCGACCACAGAGCAGATATCGCCGATATAAAGTGTTACCCTTGCCTCCACTTGCTGCGTCATCCTTCCTCCTATCTAACCTTCCGTCATTACCGGCTGAAGAAGGGAGGCAGCAGCGATGGTGACGGCGGACCACCTCGCTCTCGTCTTCTTCTCCTTTGCCGTGGGCTTCGCGCTGTTCTCgatgctgttgctgttgctgcggAAGCGGCGGTGGTGCACCTGCCATGTGTGCAGGGCCTACCTGAGCTCGTCGTGGGCCGCCGAGTTCGACAACCTCTGCGACTGGCACGCGCACCTCCTCCGGGAGTCACCCACCGGCACCATCCACGTTCACGTCCTGGGGAGCACCATCACCGCCAATCCGACCAACGTCGAGTACATGCTCAAGACCCGGTTCGACAACTTTCCCAAGGGAAAGGGTTTCTCGGCCCTCCTCGGCGACCTCCTCGGCGATGGCATCTTCAACGTCGATGGCGACTCGTGGCGGTTCCAGCGCAAGATGGCGAGCCTTGCGCTCGGCAGCATCTCCGTGCGTTCGTACGCGCTGGGGATTGTTTCCAGCGAGATCAGCCGAAAACTTCTTCCGCTGCTGTCGTCGGTGGCCGACAAACGAGACGGCGTCGTGGACCTCCAAGATGTGTTCCGCAGATTCGCATTCGACACCATATGCAAGATCTCCTTTGGGCTGGACAGGAGCTGTCTCGAGCGGTCGATGCCCATGTCGGAGTTTGCGGCCGCCTTCGACGCCGCTTCAAAGCTGTTGGCGCGGCGGGGGATGGCGACGGCGTCGATGCTTTGGAAGCTGAAGCGGTTGTTCAACGTCGGATCCGAGAGGAAGCTGAGACGGGCGATCCGGAAGATCAACATGCTGGCAGAGGATATCATACGGCAACGACGGAGGCTGGGTTTCACATCCGGCCACGACCTCCTCTCTCGTTTCATGTGCTTGGTGGACGACGACGACAAGTTCCTCCGCGATATAGTCATCAGCTTCCTCTTGGCCGGCCGAGACGCAGTCGCCTCCGGCCTCACCAGCTTCTTCCTGCTCCTGTCGCAGAATCCAAACACCGCGGCGGCGATGCGCGACGAGATAGCCGGCGTGATAAAGGACGGCAACGAGGACACGGTGAACTACGAGCAGCTGAAGGAGATGCACTACGTGCATGCGGTGCTCTACGAGAGCCTGCGCCTCTTCCCGCCGGTACAGTTCGACTCAAAGTTCTGCCTCGAGGACGACGTGCTCCCGGACGGCACCTTCGTGAGCAAGAACACGAGGGTGACGTACCACCCGTACGCCATGGGGCGGATGGAGAGCATATGGGGGCCCGACTGCAGGGAGTTCAAGCCGGAGCGGTGGCTCCGCGGCGGGGTGTTTACGCCGGCGAACCTATTCAACTACCCGGTGTTCCAGGCCGGGCAGAGGGTGTGCCTCGGCAAGGAGCTGGCGCTGGAGGAGATGAAGGCTGTGGTCGTCTCCGTCGTCAGCAAGTTCGACGTCGAGGTGCTTCAGGGTGCCCAGCCGCTGAAGTTCGACGTCGGGCTCACGGCTACCATCAACGGAGGCGTGTCCGCTCGGGTGAGCCGGCGATCGTAGATCCCATAATGTCATGGTCAATATGGTTCCCTGTTTTTTTGGCACCTGAGAAGGTGCTTAGTTTCTTCCTCCATCGTTCTGATCTGTTGCAATGATATGTACAGATTAAGACAAAATATATCATACTACTACTATTTGAACAATAATATCTAACTATTAAAACTGCAAAGCAGTATCCTTTTTGTTATCAAATTAATCAtaatattcaaaaataattataatataactaTACAAAGTCACATGAGATATCTCATCAATCCTCCAAAGGCTACAGTCTAGCTAAGCACAACAATTGGTACTGATGCTACAGATGAGAAGGAATAAGGATCTGGTCCACTTTTCTCTTTCATGTGCATGATAATTTCATGTCCAAATGTATTGGCACATGTTGTTGACCTAATGCAAAGTTTTTTCTTCAAagatacaattatatatatacatataattattCATAAAATTGACCAGTTGAGAGGACTATTctcttattaaaaatatttttttattaataaatattcaaAACCCTAAGGACATGTCATATATGAGAGAGTAAGAATGTCTTGGATAGGATCTACATCAGTATCTCTTAGTTTGACTCAACGTAAAGTATTTTAACCCTATTCTAATCAATGATTCGTAAATTATCCTTATTAGTAACCACCTCACAAGAAAAGATTCACCGAGAAAGATTAGTAGTATCCCCGAAATGAAGAATACTAATGCAAAGTTTAGTCAGACCTCCTCTCTCGTTTACGGTAGGTGACGTAATTGGTAGGAATGTCTCCATTTCTTTAAGCTAATtgcctcaaaagaaaaggaatcggCACATGTCGGATAAGAAGTGATCACAGTTCCAACTGCACCTAATGCTTGATTTCCGACCCCTTAATAAACAAATAatacaatatgccattgataacgtATGTCCAGTTGCTCATTCAACGTAGCAGCTACGTGTCTGCCTCATAAAGTAAAGAAGAACTGAAGAAGTCAATTATACCCTTTGACTTTTGTTTCCACGTGGTTGTGTTGGGGAGAGAATATGCACTATATAATTCACTTCATGAATCGTGCTGCAGTGTTTTTGAAGATTTCGTGTTACATTTCTTTAACTAAGA contains:
- the LOC135651096 gene encoding cytochrome P450 94C1-like: MVTADHLALVFFSFAVGFALFSMLLLLLRKRRWCTCHVCRAYLSSSWAAEFDNLCDWHAHLLRESPTGTIHVHVLGSTITANPTNVEYMLKTRFDNFPKGKGFSALLGDLLGDGIFNVDGDSWRFQRKMASLALGSISVRSYALGIVSSEISRKLLPLLSSVADKRDGVVDLQDVFRRFAFDTICKISFGLDRSCLERSMPMSEFAAAFDAASKLLARRGMATASMLWKLKRLFNVGSERKLRRAIRKINMLAEDIIRQRRRLGFTSGHDLLSRFMCLVDDDDKFLRDIVISFLLAGRDAVASGLTSFFLLLSQNPNTAAAMRDEIAGVIKDGNEDTVNYEQLKEMHYVHAVLYESLRLFPPVQFDSKFCLEDDVLPDGTFVSKNTRVTYHPYAMGRMESIWGPDCREFKPERWLRGGVFTPANLFNYPVFQAGQRVCLGKELALEEMKAVVVSVVSKFDVEVLQGAQPLKFDVGLTATINGGVSARVSRRS